From one Mesoplodon densirostris isolate mMesDen1 chromosome 19, mMesDen1 primary haplotype, whole genome shotgun sequence genomic stretch:
- the CLASRP gene encoding CLK4-associating serine/arginine rich protein isoform X1, whose protein sequence is MWHEARKHERKLRGMMVDYKKRAERRREYYEKIKKDPAQFLQVHGRACKVHLDSAVALAAESPVNMMPWQGDTNNMIDRFDVRAHLDHIPDYTPPLLTTISPEQESDERKCNYERYRGLVQNDFAGISEEQCLYQIYIDELYGGLQRPSEDEKKKLAEKKASIGYTYEDSTVAEVEKVAEKPEEEESPAEEESNSDEDEVIPDIDVEVDVDELNQEQVADLNKQATTYGMADGDFVRMLRKDKEEAEAIKHAKALEEEKAMYSGRRSRRQRREFREKRLRGRKISPPSYARRDSPTYDPYKRSPSESSSESRSRSRSPTPGREEKITFITSFGGSDEEAAAAAAAAAASGAATGKPPAPPQPGGPAPGRNASARRRSSTSSSSSSASRTSSSRSRSTSSSRSRRGGGSYRSGRHARSRSRSWSRSRSRSRRYSRSRSRGRRHSGGGSRDRQRYSRSPARRGGYGPRRRSRSRSRSGDRYRRGGRGPRHHSSSRSRSSWSLSPSRSRSLTRSRSPSQSRSPSQSRSRSRSRSRSRSRSHSPSPPREKLGRPAASPAVGEKLKKTEPAAGKETGAAKPKLTPQEKLKLRMQKALNRQFKADKKAAQEKMIQQEHERQEREDELRAMARKIRMKERERREKEREEWERQYSRQSRSPSPRYSREYSSSRRRSRSRSRSPHYRH, encoded by the exons AAGAAGGACCCAGCCCAGTTCCTGCAGGTGCACGGTCGAGCTTGCAAGGTGCACCTGGATTCTGCAGTTGCCCTGGCCGCCGAGAGCCCCGTTAACAT GATGCCCTGGCAGGGGGACACCAACAACATGATTGACCGCTTCGATGTCCGTGCCCACCTGGACCACATCCCTGACTACACCCCGCCTCTGCTCACCACCAT CTCCCCAGAACAGGAGTCGGACGAGCGGAAATGTAACTATGAGCGCTACCGAGGCCTGGTGCAGAACGACTTTGCTGGCA TCTCAGAGGAGCAGTGCCTGTACCAGATCTACATTGACGAGCTGTACGGAGGCCTCCAGAGACCCAGTGAGGATGAGAAGAAGAA GCTGGCGGAGAAGAAGGCTTCCATTGGCTACACCTATGAAGATAGCACGGTGGCCGAGGTGGAGAAGGTGGCAGAGAAGCCGGAGGAGGAGGAGTCACCGGCCGAGGAGGAGAGCAACTCGGACGAAGATGAGGTCATCCCCGACATCG ATGTGGAGGTGGACGTGGACGAACTGAACCAGGAGCAGGTGGCAGATCTCAACAAACAGGCCACGACCTATGGCATGGCCGATGGCGATTTCGTCAG GATGCTCCGGAAAGACAAGGAAGAGGCAGAGGCCATCAAACACGCCAAGGCCCTTGaggaggagaaggccatgtaCTCG GGCCGTCGCTCCCGGCGCCAGCGAAGGGAGTTCCGGGAGAAGCGGCTAAGGGGCCGCAAGATCAGCCCACCCAG CTACGCCCGCCGAGACAGCCCCACCTATGACCCCTATAAGCG GTCGCCCTCGGAATCCAGCTCCGAGTCCCGCTCCCGCTCCCGCTCCCCGACCCCAGGCCGTGAGGAGAAGATCACGTTCATCACCAGTTTTGGGGGCAGCGATGAGGAGGCGGCCGCAGccgcagctgcagcagctgcgtCAGGGgccgccacagggaagccccccgcGCCCCCCCAGCCAGGCGGCCCCGCACCGGGACGTAATGCCAGCGCCCG CCGCcgttcctccacctcctcctcctcctcttccgcCTCGAGGACCTCCAGCTCCCGCTCCCGCTCCACCTCCAGCTCCCGCTCCCGCCGCGGCGGGGGCTCCTACCGCTCGGGCCGCCACGCGCGCTCCCGCTCCCGGTCCTGGTCGCGCTCCCGCTCCCGCTCTCGGCGCTACTCGCGATCCCGCAGCCGAGGCCGGCGGCACTCAGGTGGGGGCTCCCGAGACAGACAACGCTACTCCCGTTCGCCTGCCCGGCGCGGCGGTTACGGGCCCCGGCGCAGAAGCAG GAGCCGCTCCCGCTCAGGGGACCGGTACAGGCGGGGCGGCCGGGGGCCTCGGCATCACAGcagtagccgcagccgcagcagCTGGTCCCTCAGCCCATCCCGAAGTCGCAGCCTGActcgcagccgcagccccagccagagccgcagccccagccagagccgcagccgcagccgcagccgtaGCCGCAGTCGCAGTCGCAGTCACTCGCCGTCGCCCCCAAGGGAGAAGCTGGGCAGGCCGGCAGCGTCCCCCGCTGTGGGCGAGAAGCTGAAAAA GACCGAACCTGCCGCTGGTAAAGAGACAGGAGCTGCCAAA cccaagcTGACGCCGCAGGAGAAGCTGAAGCTGAGGATGCAGAAGGCACTGAACAGGCAGT tcaAGGCGGATAAGAAGGCGGCTCAGGAGAAGATGATCCAGCAGGAGCATGAGCGCCAG GAGCGGGAAGACGAGCTTCGAGCCATGGCCCGCAAGATCCGTATGAA GGAACGGGAACGccgagagaaggagagagaagaatgggAACGTCAGTACAGCCGGCAGAGCCGCTCGCCCTCCCCCCGTTACA GTCGAGAATACAGCTCTTCCCGAAG gCGCTCAAGGTCCAGATCCCGAAGCCCCCATTACCGACATTAG
- the CLASRP gene encoding CLK4-associating serine/arginine rich protein isoform X2 → MWHEARKHERKLRGMMVDYKKRAERRREYYEKIKKDPAQFLQVHGRACKVHLDSAVALAAESPVNMMPWQGDTNNMIDRFDVRAHLDHIPDYTPPLLTTISPEQESDERKCNYERYRGLVQNDFAGISEEQCLYQIYIDELYGGLQRPSEDEKKKLAEKKASIGYTYEDSTVAEVEKVAEKPEEEESPAEEESNSDEDEVIPDIDVEVDVDELNQEQVADLNKQATTYGMADGDFVRMLRKDKEEAEAIKHAKALEEEKAMYSGRRSRRQRREFREKRLRGRKISPPSYARRDSPTYDPYKRSPSESSSESRSRSRSPTPGREEKITFITSFGGSDEEAAAAAAAAAASGAATGKPPAPPQPGGPAPGRNASARRRSSTSSSSSSASRTSSSRSRSTSSSRSRRGGGSYRSGRHARSRSRSWSRSRSRSRRYSRSRSRGRRHSGGGSRDRQRYSRSPARRGGYGPRRRSRSRSRSGDRYRRGGRGPRHHSSSRSRSSWSLSPSRSRSLTRSRSPSQSRSPSQSRSRSRSRSRSRSRSHSPSPPREKLGRPAASPAVGEKLKKTEPAAGKETGAAKVTQADAAGEAEAEDAEGTEQAVQGG, encoded by the exons AAGAAGGACCCAGCCCAGTTCCTGCAGGTGCACGGTCGAGCTTGCAAGGTGCACCTGGATTCTGCAGTTGCCCTGGCCGCCGAGAGCCCCGTTAACAT GATGCCCTGGCAGGGGGACACCAACAACATGATTGACCGCTTCGATGTCCGTGCCCACCTGGACCACATCCCTGACTACACCCCGCCTCTGCTCACCACCAT CTCCCCAGAACAGGAGTCGGACGAGCGGAAATGTAACTATGAGCGCTACCGAGGCCTGGTGCAGAACGACTTTGCTGGCA TCTCAGAGGAGCAGTGCCTGTACCAGATCTACATTGACGAGCTGTACGGAGGCCTCCAGAGACCCAGTGAGGATGAGAAGAAGAA GCTGGCGGAGAAGAAGGCTTCCATTGGCTACACCTATGAAGATAGCACGGTGGCCGAGGTGGAGAAGGTGGCAGAGAAGCCGGAGGAGGAGGAGTCACCGGCCGAGGAGGAGAGCAACTCGGACGAAGATGAGGTCATCCCCGACATCG ATGTGGAGGTGGACGTGGACGAACTGAACCAGGAGCAGGTGGCAGATCTCAACAAACAGGCCACGACCTATGGCATGGCCGATGGCGATTTCGTCAG GATGCTCCGGAAAGACAAGGAAGAGGCAGAGGCCATCAAACACGCCAAGGCCCTTGaggaggagaaggccatgtaCTCG GGCCGTCGCTCCCGGCGCCAGCGAAGGGAGTTCCGGGAGAAGCGGCTAAGGGGCCGCAAGATCAGCCCACCCAG CTACGCCCGCCGAGACAGCCCCACCTATGACCCCTATAAGCG GTCGCCCTCGGAATCCAGCTCCGAGTCCCGCTCCCGCTCCCGCTCCCCGACCCCAGGCCGTGAGGAGAAGATCACGTTCATCACCAGTTTTGGGGGCAGCGATGAGGAGGCGGCCGCAGccgcagctgcagcagctgcgtCAGGGgccgccacagggaagccccccgcGCCCCCCCAGCCAGGCGGCCCCGCACCGGGACGTAATGCCAGCGCCCG CCGCcgttcctccacctcctcctcctcctcttccgcCTCGAGGACCTCCAGCTCCCGCTCCCGCTCCACCTCCAGCTCCCGCTCCCGCCGCGGCGGGGGCTCCTACCGCTCGGGCCGCCACGCGCGCTCCCGCTCCCGGTCCTGGTCGCGCTCCCGCTCCCGCTCTCGGCGCTACTCGCGATCCCGCAGCCGAGGCCGGCGGCACTCAGGTGGGGGCTCCCGAGACAGACAACGCTACTCCCGTTCGCCTGCCCGGCGCGGCGGTTACGGGCCCCGGCGCAGAAGCAG GAGCCGCTCCCGCTCAGGGGACCGGTACAGGCGGGGCGGCCGGGGGCCTCGGCATCACAGcagtagccgcagccgcagcagCTGGTCCCTCAGCCCATCCCGAAGTCGCAGCCTGActcgcagccgcagccccagccagagccgcagccccagccagagccgcagccgcagccgcagccgtaGCCGCAGTCGCAGTCGCAGTCACTCGCCGTCGCCCCCAAGGGAGAAGCTGGGCAGGCCGGCAGCGTCCCCCGCTGTGGGCGAGAAGCTGAAAAA GACCGAACCTGCCGCTGGTAAAGAGACAGGAGCTGCCAAAGTCA cccaagcTGACGCCGCAGGAGAAGCTGAAGCTGAGGATGCAGAAGGCACTGAACAGGCAGT tcaAGGCGGATAA